In the genome of Desulfovulcanus ferrireducens, the window CCGTTAGAGCCACCTGTAATACCAAAAATATTATTTATTAAGGCAATACGTACAATCTCTACAATTCCAATTGTCACTATAAGAAGATAGTCTCCGCGCAAATGAATAATTGGTTTAGCCACCACGAGAGCAAACAGAGCAGCCAAAATCCCACTTAGAGGCATAAGAAAAATAATGGGAACATGGTACATTGTGTTTAATATAGCGGTGGTATAGGCTCCTATAGCATAAAAAGCTGCATGTCCCATATGAAATAAGCCTGTATGTCCCAAGATAAAATTGAGGCTCAATGCCAGAATGGCATAAAGGCCTATGTTATTAATTACATCAACCCAGTATGTGTTTAAAAATAGGGGACACAATGCCAGAAGAACAATAACAATTGAGTTTATTATTATTTGTTTATTCATCATACTTTATCTGCCACCCTTTCTCCCAATATTCCGGTTGGTCTGACAATTAAAATTACAATTAAAACAAAAAAAGCAATTGCGTCTTTCCAAGCTATGGATATATAGGCTGCACCTAAAGCTTCGATGACTCCAAGAAGAAGTCCTCCAAGCATCGCTCCGGGAATATTACCTATTCCCCCGAGAACAGCGGCAATAAAGGCCTTTAAGCCGTATACCCAGCCCATAGTAAAATTTATTTGTCCATAATACATACCAACCATTACACCAGCTGCTCCACCAAGAGCCGGTCCGATAAAAAAAACAATGGAAATAATCTTGTTGACATCGATACCCATGAGTTTGGCAGCTCCCTGATCAATGGCTGCAGCGCGGATAGCTGTCCCGGTTTTGGTCTTTTGAACAAAAAAGTAAAGGGCTGCCATTAAAACCAACGAGGCTACCAGCATCAAGATCCTGATCAGGGGTATATCCAAGCCCATAATATTTACCGAGACCTTAGGTAGTATATTGTGTGGATAGACCCTGAACCTCGCTCCATAGATAAGCATAAGGGCATTGGCAAAAAATATAGATGCGCCAAGAGCGGAAACAACAGCAGACAGTCGATCAGCTTGCCTAAGCGGTCTATAAGCAACCCTTTCTAATAATACGCCAACTATTCCCACAAGGACCATAATCATCACAACCAACACCAGAACCCCTGTGACTGGTCCCAAGTAATTACTTAGGCCAAGTGAAGTAAGCAGAGTCAAGCCCAGATAAGCCCCAATAGTAAACAGATCTCCATGAGCAAAGTTGATCAGCTTCATTACTCCATAAACCATGGTATAACCTAAGGCGATCAAAGCATATATCCCGCCAATGGCCAGTCCATTTGTCAGCTGCTGAAAAAATAGCTCCATTTTCTCACCTATTTTAAATTTACGGAATAAATTAAACACAAAAAAAGGGCGCTAACCCAACCTTATTTAGCGCCCTTTTACAGTTGATTACGGTTGAAGTACAAACTTCCCATCTGCATCTACACGGTAGAGACGATACAAATCTCCTACCCGGTCTCCCTTGGAATTAAAAGAAATTTTTCCGGTCAAACCGGGCATATCCTTGAGTTCATTGTGCAAATAATCAGCCAGTCGATCAGGATCGGTTGATTTAGTACCTTTAATAGCCTCGGCAATGGCCAGGAATGCGTCGCCAGACAGTACTGCCCAGACTGAGCCTGGTGCACTTCCATACTTCTTGACGTAAGCAGCTAAGAACTCTTTGGCTTCTTTGGAATCCAAGTCTTGTGGAACTGGAGGGCTTAAGAAATAAAAACCCTCGGCCGCATCTTTCCCGGCAATCTTGACCAGATCGGGATTATTAGTTGCATCACCACCAATAAAAGGTACATTCCAGTTCATTTCTTTTTTCTGCCTCAGAAGCAATCCGGCCTCAGGATAATAGCCTGTGAAAAAAACTACTTCCGGATTTGCAGCTTTTAGCTTGGTTAAAATAGCGGTATAGTCTCTTTCTCCTGGGGTAAGGGCATCATAAAAAACTACTTCTAATCCTTTTTCCTCAAGCAGACTTTTCGCTTCATCAGCTAGTCCCTTGGAATATGTTGTATTGTCATGCAAGATAGCAATACGTTTATAGCCCATCTTCTCAAGATTTTTTACTGCCACACGGCCCTGTTCATCATCCCTGGGACATGTACGAAAGAAATATTTCAGTCCCTTTTCGGTTAACCGGATTGCAGTTGATCCATTGGCAATCTGGATAATCTTAAATTCATCAAAAATATTTTGAGATGCCTCTGTAACCGATGAGCCATATGTCCCAATGACACCCACGATATCCTGAGTTGCTAGCCTTTGTGCCGCCAAGGCAGCAGTTCTAGGATCACCGCCATCATCCTCTACCACAATTTCCACGTCAGCCCCCAAAAGGCCTCCTTGTGCATTAATATCTTCCGCGAGTAGTTCGACAATTTTTTTCATATCCTGGCCTTCACTAGCCCATGACCCTGTTAAAGGACACATAAGACCAATCTTTATACTTTTCGCCCATGCACCATTAAGACCAAGGATTAACGTGAAAACTACACTCAGTCCTATCCAAAACAAACGCCTCTTCATCCAAACCTCCTTAGATTTGTTGATGGTTACACTTCTGATTGACCAAAAACTAAATTATATTAAAATGTTACTGTTATCTTCCTAAAAAAATTGGCCTGAAAAAATCGATTATTTTTTACATATATAAAAAAATAACTTTTTTCAATATTAAATTGCTTATCTTGTACTATTTTTTGAATTTTGTTTTCTTTATTTTCTTTTTATTGATGAAAATTCATTAAAGACCCTTTTAAACATTATTTTTTTATTTAAAACTTCAACTTTCTGACACGATTAACATCCTCAAATTACTACACAATTGAAGAGTGCATTTTCTGAAATGCATTACAAACGGGTTGGGTAAAACATCTTGGCGAAGATTGCGGAAGTGCTGTGCATAGGGAGGTTATTCCATCGAACTTTCGAAACCCATCATAACAACAGAAAAGGCATTAAGTAACATTCTATTGACTAACCCCATTATGCACAGCCCGCAAGCAAGCCTTAGATGTGTCCAAGTCTTTGTCAGCATTGAAGAAAATGCGCTCGCAAATTAACTCAGAAAGTTGAGTTAAAACAAAAAAAGCCCCGCATAAGCGGGGCTTTTTTTTACCAAATAGCTCAATTCTTTTTTATTCGCCCAAACCTTTTCTACCAACCTGACGGGCATACGCAAGAGCGACTGTCCTATAGACCAAGTGAGCAAGTTTAGACCATGGCAAATATGCAATCATCATAAATACAGAGATAAGGTGGAGGTAATAGACAGGGTAAGCCAAACCAGGCACATTAGCCAAACGTAATATCTCACTTAAAATACCTGTAATTGCAATAGCCCAGATAACACCAATCAAATACCAATCATAATAAGACGTCACAGATTTTGAAGGATCAGCATTGAGACGCATACGTGTAATTGAAATAAGTCCAACGATCAAAGCTATGGCACCAATGTTGGCTAAAATCTTAACAGGATTCAACAATGAAAGCGGCGTGTGCAATTGGTGTCCAATAAGCAGCCCTCCCCAGTGTCCTACAGCCACAACAGAGGTAACAATAAACAAAGCCACAAAACCGTAGAATATGTATAGGTGTCCTTTGTACCGCTCTTTATTTGAAGCGCATTCCTGAAACTTTTTATGGGTAACAATTTCTTCTTTAACAACATCAATCAAGGCCTTCCAAAAACTGGGAGCATCTTCCCCTGGAGTTAAACCCGACTCTTTAAAAGACTTAAACAAATTGCCAACGGCCGAAGCAAAAGTAAAAAAGACAAAAAGAGCTGCCAGACCAAAAATAGGATCAATAGTATAGTCTCCGGGGAAGACCTTAGCATATTCAATAGTACCTTCGGGAATACTAAGACCAGTTGTGAAGCCCCAGATTATAAAGTAAATTAAAGCTGGGATGGCAAAAAGTATGGGCAAATACTTGGAGGAACTCATCCATTTTCCTATTATAGCTGGTTTGGCCAGAGATCTGTATGCCATATTTCTCAAGGCCGCCAGTACATCTCCCGGGCTGGCCCCTCTGGGGCAAAGGTCAGAGCATTCCCCACAATTATGACACAGCCAAATATCAATATCGTTAACCAGCTTATCCTTAAGTCCCCATTGGGCCCAAATCATTTCCTTACGCGGGAAAGGGCCTTCTTCTGGTGACAAAGGGCAGACCACGCTACATGTTGCACATTGATAGCATTTTTTGAGGGATTCTCCCCCTGCGGCCTGCAAATCCTTAATAAATTGAACGTCCGGGTCAATTTGTAATCTTGCCATTTATATCCTCCTAGAAGCCCTTGAATGGGTTTGGTCCATAACTTTCGACTTCTTCCACAAACTCATCTATAATTTGAGGTATCTTGTCATACTCATCTATGGCCACCTGTACCTGTTTCACACGCTCTGGCTCTACCTGCAATTTCTCAAGTGTTTCTGCTATGTTCTCCATTCTTCTGTTACATAGCTCACTACCTTTAACAAAGTGACACTGATAATCATCTCCAAACTTACAACCCATAAGCAGAACACCATCTAGACCCTTGGACATTGCCTCAGCAACCCACTGAGTGTTTACGGAACCAAGACAGCGCACAGGAATAAAACGCACGTAAGCAGACCATTTCTTCCCGCGCATGGCAGCCATATCAAGGGCAGGATAGGCATCGTTTTCGCATACAAGTACCAAAATCCTGTAGCCGCCTTCTTCCTCGTCATCAGGGACTTCAATTGATTGAATCATATCGTTGACAATAGTTACGCTGTAATTATCGAAGGATATAACTCTTTCCGGACAGGCGCCCATACAGGTTCCGCAGCGGCGACAACGAGTAGGATTTGGCTTGGGAGTTCCTTTTTCATCATCATCCAATGCGCCAAAAGGACATTCTTCAGTACATCTCTTACACTGAGTACAACGAACAAAGTTAAACTTGGGATAAGACATATCCCCTGAGCGAGGATGGACAGCGACTCCTCTGTTGGCAGACTCAATACACTGGATAGCTTTTAAGGCTGCTCCCGTAGCATCCTCTTTGGCAGCATTTAAATTCATCGGCTGCCTTACACATCCAGCTGCATAAATGCCCGTTCTCCTCGTTTCATAAGGAAAGCAAATATAGTTGGAATCAGCAAAGCCGTCAAAAAGCATTAATTCAGGAAATGTTGGGCCCTGCCTGTACTGAAGTTTCAGACAAGAGGTCTCTACCAGTTTGCCAAAGAGAGGATCGTCTCCTTCTTCCTGACCTTCTTCTTTCTTTTCATCTTCGGATCCACTCTGGCTCTTCTTTTCCAGGTACTCAAGCTCTAATTTTGCCTCCTCAGCAGTAGTTGGAACCATACCTGTAGCCAAAACAAGCAAATCCACTTTTACTTCCAGGCTTTCACCAAGAAGAGTATCTTTAACTCTTATCACGATCTTGCCATCACTGTCTTCAACAATCTCTTCAATCTCAGATTTGGTCAAGAATATACCTGGATCATCCTGCGCTGCTTTGTAATAGTTCTCGTATACGCCAGGAGTACGCATATCTTTATAAAAAATAAAGGCCTTGGCATTGTCATCCTTTTCGCGCACATACTTGGCCTGTTTCAGAGATACCATACAGCAAACAGATGAGCAGTAGGGCAGATGTTCTGGATCTCTCTGACCGGCGCATTGAATAAAGGCCACACTCTCCACTTTCTGACCATCAGAAGGCTTGGTCAGTTTGCCCTCTTTGGCCATCTTTTCAAATTCAACATTAGTAACTACATTTTTAAATTTTCCATAGCCCAGGGGCTCAAGTTTGCTGGCATCATAAGGCTTCCACCCTGTAGCCAAGACCACGGCTCCAATTTTAAGCTCCTGCTCATCATCGCCAGTTTTGACTTTTGCTTCATAAAGGCCTGGTGCGCCTGAAATAGACTCAATATTTGCACTGGTTAAAACTTTTATTTTATCGTGATTTTCTACCTGAGCAATAAGCTCATCTATGGTTGGCTCTTCAGCATCCGTATAAGGATAGTTAGAAGGTAATTGTTTATACAACTGTGCGGCAAAACCACCCAGCTTATCTTCTTTTTCCACCAGCACTACATCATAACCAGTATTGGCTGCATTTAAAGCTGCATTAAGACCAGTAAAACCACCTCCAACGACCAAAATAGTCTTGTTAATTTCAGGTATCTCCGGCTCAGGCTTTTCTATCTTTTCCAGCCTGGACACTGCCATTCTGATGTAGTCCTGAGCCATCATTGTCAGTGGATCAGCATCCAGCTCGGTCTCTTCCAGAGGCGGCAAATCAGGTTCTTTATAAGACCACACGGCCAGCTCGCGAATATTGGCCCGTTCTACAAAAACATCCGGACCAAAATCAAAGACATCCCACATTATTCTGGGTGAGCAGGCAGCTACACAAACTGCATTTATGCCCTCTTCCTGAATATCTTTTTGAATTTCTGCCACGCCTTCCTTGCCGCACAAAAAAGGCAAGGTTTTTATCAAAGCAGGACAAGCTTCATCATCTATATATTCAGTAAGCTGCTCTAGGTTGAGATTCTTACCGATTTCACACCCAGTGCAGATATAAACTCCTATCTTTTTATCTGCCATTAGTCTTACCTCCTCACCAAAGTTTGAATAGCTTTTAAGGCCGCACCAGTGGCAGTTTCAGCGGATGTCACAACATCCAATGGCATTTTAGCGCAACCAGCGGCAAAAATACCATTTTCATCCCCGCCAATGATGAACCCTTGATCATCTTTAGTCACGTCTATGGACAGCCCCTCAACTGCAATGGAGGGTTGCATTCCCGTTGCCAATACTACCATATCGTATTTCTCTTCTTGTTTCAGCCCTGCCAAAATATCTTCAGCCGTAACGATAACATCTCCGCTTGCATCTTCTTCTAATTTCGCCACCTTACCTTTAACCATTTTAATTTTATCGTCTTCTTGTATCTTCTTTAAAAACTTTTCATAGCGGCCTGGAGCTCTGAGGTCGATATAATAGATAACAATTTCTGCATCTGGGTATTGTTCTCGAATGTATGTACATTGTTTTAAGGAGGCCATGCAACAAATATATGAACAATAATTGAGGTGGTTCTGATCCCTTGATCCTGCACATTGTACAAAGGCTATCCTCTGAGGTTCCTTTCCATCAGATGGCCTTAAAATCTTTCCCTGTGTAGGGCCGTTAGGGGCGGCCAGTCGCTCCATCTGCATATTGGTAATGGCATTTTTAATTTGGCCGGCACCCAAATTATCAAGCTTGGTCACATCGTATGGTACCCAGCCAGTGGCGCAGATAATTGACCCTACATTTAGGGTAATTTCTTTTTCCTTCTCTTCAAGATCAATGGCATTATACTCACAAGCACTGACACATTTGGCACAAGAGCTTCCGGTGCAAACTTTATCGTCAATTACATAACGCATGGGCATGGACATCATGTGCGGCCTATAAATAGCCTTGCTCTTGCCAAGACCAAGATCAAAGTCACAATCTCTTTCAACAGGACAGGCTTCCACGCATTTATCGCAAGCTGTGCAATTATTGTTCACATACCTGGGTTTGAGCTTAATGGTAACTTCAAAGTCTCCGGGCTGACCTTTGATTGAAGTCACCTCAGCTAAAGTAAAAAATTTGACCTTGGGATTTTTCTTGATCCTTTGAAAGTTAATCTCGAGCCCACAAGTGGGAGGACACAATTTTGGAAAATAGTGCTTTAATTGTGCAACTCTTCCCCCAAGATACGGTTGTTTTTCAACAATAAATACCTCGTAACCTACTTCTGCAGCCTCAAGCGCGGCTGTAATCCCACTAAAGCCGCCACCTATAACAAGTATACTGCTACTATTAGACATGTTAATCCTCCCTATTTATTGCCTAAATATTAGGTACAAAATGGCCTTAGCCCAAACTCCTTTGTTTAGCAGTAATTTTTCATACCTTACCCACTAAAAAAAATAAAGCTCAGGCTTAGACCATTTATAATAAAAATGGCTGCGGGCCTATGGCCCGCAGCCTGTAATGTAACCTTACGGATGCATTGGATCAGGAATAATCTGAATATATGGTTTCTTAAAGAACTTGGTCTCGCCTGTCTCAGGATTGAATTGTGAGTTAGTGAAACATTTCCATTCTTCATCATTGAGTTCGAGGTAGTCAGTGCGATAGTAGAAGCCAGGATACCTTGTTTCCTTACGGAACTTAATATGCAGTACGTGCAAGCGAACAGTCCATAAGCGATGGTAGTTTTCCCAAGCCCTGAGCAGTTCGTGCAAGTCACGAGCGCAGAGTTTGGCAGAATCTTCCTCAAGCATATCTAATAATTTTTCACAATGCTCAAGCAAGGTCTGAGAAGTGTTATAGTAAGTTGCAACACCACCACCGTACTCGTCAGTGGCCTTGATGAGACGCATCATGAAGTTACGTGGAGTAATATATTTGGGGTTAATATCAGGAGCAGTGGTGATGTCCTTGTTCTCTTGATAGGTGTACCAAGGTTTGTAAACCATCTTGGCCAACTCTTCAGGGGATTCCTTCAAGGTTGGCTTGAAGTCCTTATGGTCAACAACCCAGCGAACCATTTGCTTACCAACTATACGACCTTCAGCATGAGAACCAGAAGAGAACTTATGCCCGGAAGCACCAACACCGTCAGCACAGGTGAACAGACCGTTAACTGTTGTCATGCGGTTGTAAACCTTGCCGTTATCAGCTTTGATCTTGTACTCTTCAGGTACCCAGTCTTCGTCTGGACCAGAAACCCAGATACCGCAGCAACCGGAATGTGAACCCAGGAGATAAGGCTCTGTAGGCATGATTTCGGAACCAACCTTTTCAGGCTCGATGTTCATACATGCCCACAAGTTGGCTTGACCAACACACATGTCAAGGAAGTCTTCCCAAGCTTCAGCTTCAAGATGCTTCTGCTCTTTCTTGCTGAGTTCTTTGAAGGTAGTCTGCAGAGCAGTGGCAGTATCCATGAAGATAGGTCCGCGACCTTCTTTCATTTCCTTGAGCATCATGTGGTTACGCAAACAGGTAGGAATAATCTGACCTTTAGCATAACCTTTTTCTTCATAGGACTTGAGCATGTCGCGGTTGGTTACGCAGTAGTCTTCGCCCTTGGCATTGGTAGCTTTAGCTTTGAAGAGCAAGAACCATGCACCAACAGGACCGTAACCATCTTTAAAACGAGCAGGTACGAACCTGTTTTCCATCATTGTCATTTCGGCGCCAACCTGAGCACACATGGTATATGTAGAACCAGCGTTCCAAACAGGATACCATGCACGACCCATACCTTCACCGGTTGACCTTGGGCGGTAAACATTAACTGCACCACCGCAGGCACACAGCAAGGCATTGCAACGGAAGACATAAACTTTATTTTCGCGAGTAGAGAAACCAACAGCACCTGCGATACGATTAGGCTCGTTGGCGTCCAGGAGAAGTTTAACAACAAAAATACGCTCCATGTAGTTTTCTTCACCAAGAGCGTTCTTAGCAGCTTCAGCAACGATGCACTTGTAAGACTCACCATTGATCATGATCTGCCAGCGTCCAGAGCGTACTGGCTTAGCCCCATTGCGAACCTGGAGACCTTTTTTCTTGGCCTGAGCACCATCCAAACGTTTGCCGTCCTCGGTTTGTACCCACAATGGCAGACCCCATTCCTCGAAAAGATGAACAGAATCATCAACGTGACGGCCAAGATCGAAAATCAAGTCTTCACGAACCAGGCCCATCAGGTCTGTACGGACCATGCGTACATAATCATCAGGATCATTTTCACCAAGATAAGTATTAATAGCAGAAAGCCCTTGAGCAACAGCACCAGAACGCTCCAAGGAAGCCTTATCGACCAAGAGAATCTTAACACCATACTTGTCTGCCCATCTCTTGGCCTCAAAGGCAGCACCACAGGCGCCCATACCACCACCGACAATCAAGATATCGGTATCCATTTCTACTATTTCGGGTTCAGCCAAAGGCAACCCTAAAGGCTCAGCCTTAGCAGGAATACGGGGCATAATATCCTCCTTAAATTTTGTTTTTACAGTTAATGCTTAGAACTACCTATTTTATTGTTTGGTAGGATCAACCCAGGTTTCTACAAGGTCAGGATTTTTCACTTCAAACTTTTTACCCAATACTTCCTTAGGTGTCTTTAATTCAGTCTCAGTGAACAGCAGTTCATTCTCCAGGTCACCTGGTTCTGGCTTGCCTTCATAAGGCTTGATTGAACCTTCATCAGTAGTCCTGATGGGGAATTTGAAGCGTTTGATGTTGCCATTGCGGAACTGAATGGTCCACATAATATCTGAAGCACTACGCATAGGAATACTGGTTCCGCCCATAGGTGCGAAGTCAGCATAAGGACGAGCCTCAATAGCGCCCTGAGGACAAATCTTTACACAAGAATAACATTCCCAGCATGCATCTGGCTCCTGGTTGTAAGCCTTCATTTCCTCAGGATCGAGGATCATCAGGTCGTTAGGGCAGATGTACATACATGCAGTCTTTTCTCCACCCTTACAGCCGTCACACTTGGCTGGATTAACAAAGGTTGGCATAATGTTCCTCCTAAATTAATAAGGTTTTTAGATTAACTAAACCACAAACCAAGCCACTTAAATACTAAAAACGGCAAAGGGGACTCCCTTGCTCATCAAAATAGCTTGCTTGTGAAAACATTAACAAGATGCTCTTTCGCTTGTCAAGGAGAAAGTGAATTTTATCTCAAAACAAACTCGGGCCAAAAGAGTAAGCTCTTGGCCGCCAAAAAAAACTACATTGCGTCGCCAGAGGCTGCTTTCTGCATTTTAATCTCAACCTTCTCTGTCAGATTTTCATAGTATTCACGCAAGATAGCCAGAACTTCTTCACGACCAAAGTGATCAGGAATAGGCTGACCTTCTGAAAGTGCCTTCCGTAACTTGGTACCACTCAGGATAACACGGTCTTCCTTGCTGTGTGGACAGGTTCTAAGAGAAGCCATGCCATCACACTTGTAACAGTAGAAGGTCCAGTCAATTTTTAAGGGCTGACAAATTAGGGCCTTGCCAGGCTCAGGACAGGATTCATCAGCGTATGGGATGCGATCAAAAATTTCTTGAGCTTCAAACAAACCGTAAAAATCGCCAACACCAGCATGGTCTCGACCAATGATCATGTGAGAAACACCGTAATTCTGGCGGAATGTAGCATGCAACAGTGCTTCCCGAGGACCAGCATAACGCATATCCAGAGGATAACCGCCCTGGACGACATTTTCTTTTACAAAGTAGTGCTCAATCAATGTGTCAATACATTTAACACGGACTTCAGCAGGAATATCACCAGGCTTTAAGCTACCAATCAAGGAATGGATAAATACACCGTCAAGAACCTCAATAGCGATCTTGGCCAAAAATTCATGAGATCTGTGCATTGGGTTCCTGAGTTGCAATGCACCGACGGTTTTCCATCCGCGTTTTTCAAATTCAGCTCTGGCCTCGGCAGGCCGCATGTAAATGCCTTTATACTTGGTTGGGAACTCGCCCTCGCTGAGTACCTTCACAGGGCCGGCAAGGCAGACTTCCTTCTCGGCCATAACCATTTTCACACCAGGATGATCTTCTAAAGCTACTTTCCAGAATTTATCATCTGCACTATCTTCACCTTGTCCCTTGTAAACTAGCTCACATTCCCACTTTTTGTCTTCTTCTGTCTTTTCCCACTTTTCGGTAACCTTCATTGTGGCCATGATTTCATCGCCTTTTGGATCGTACAGGGCAATTTCATCACCTTCCTTAATCTCCGCAGCATCTTCTTTGGTCACGGACATAGTTACAGGGACAGGCCAAAATGTACCATCGGCTAAAAGAAAATTTTCGCAAACTCCTTTCCAGTCGGCCCTGGTCATAAAACCATCCAGAGGACTAAAGCCACCAGTACCAATCATAATTAAGTCGCCTCTTTCACGACTGGTGATAGGAACCTGCTTTAAACCCTGAGCCTTTTTCAATTCTTCTTCTCTCTCGGCTCCTTCAAGCAAACGAATTACCAAGCCTTTTCCACCATGAGGGGGAACGAGTTTTGACATAACAAAACCTCCTTAATTTTTAATTTCTAAGCTTTAACACCTTTACGGCTTGTGAATTTGTGAACTTGATACAGTCATTGCTCAAAACTTTCAAGCCCCCAAGACCAACTTTTGTGATTTTTTTATCAAAAATTTTACACCAAACACGATGCCACCCCCTCTCCTCAAAAGACGAAATGAAACTGGATGCTTTAACATTTTGATTTTACAATAATTTTTCTAAAAAAATCCTCCTCCCAAAAAATGAGTAGCTTTTATTTGATGCAAGTTAGTCCAAGGGAATTCTATTTTTAATGTAGCAGAGACTTTATTCACTTTAGTGTCAACTTTTTTATAAAAATCTCCAACCAATCCCCCTACACAAATGTGAAATTTGGCACATTTACCCTAACACACACCACTGTGAGTTCAACTTTAATTGTGACTAATTTAACAATACACTTATACCATTATTCTCAGTCTAAGGCAACACGATCGAAACAAATTAACAAACACCCTGATTCAACCATTAATTTCATACTTCATAAAAAAAAATTTCCCTACAAAATAAACACCTCTTAGTATTTAACAATTTTGTTTATATGGTGTTATAAGATTCTATTTTAAATACACTATAACCCATATACAACTTTAGTGTCAATATTTTTATAAAATTTAAACGAGATTCTTTTTATACAAGGGATTTGTAGTACATTTATCTAATTGGTTTTACTTTTGGAATAACTCTTTTTGATAAAAGACAATGAAGTGAAGAAAAAATATAGATATCTTGTACAATCAATATAAACATTTGCTTTCTTCTTATCTTAAAATTTATTGGATTAGTTTTGAAGGAAGAAAATATTAAGGTAAGTCTTTGAGCTTCTCGTCAAAGAGTAGATATGGCTAGATATTACTAGCCAGGAACAAAAAGGGCTGGAAGACTATCATATGCAGGAGTGATAAATCACCGGAGAAAAGACTCTATAT includes:
- a CDS encoding branched-chain amino acid ABC transporter permease — protein: MELFFQQLTNGLAIGGIYALIALGYTMVYGVMKLINFAHGDLFTIGAYLGLTLLTSLGLSNYLGPVTGVLVLVVMIMVLVGIVGVLLERVAYRPLRQADRLSAVVSALGASIFFANALMLIYGARFRVYPHNILPKVSVNIMGLDIPLIRILMLVASLVLMAALYFFVQKTKTGTAIRAAAIDQGAAKLMGIDVNKIISIVFFIGPALGGAAGVMVGMYYGQINFTMGWVYGLKAFIAAVLGGIGNIPGAMLGGLLLGVIEALGAAYISIAWKDAIAFFVLIVILIVRPTGILGERVADKV
- a CDS encoding branched-chain amino acid ABC transporter substrate-binding protein, with the translated sequence MKRRLFWIGLSVVFTLILGLNGAWAKSIKIGLMCPLTGSWASEGQDMKKIVELLAEDINAQGGLLGADVEIVVEDDGGDPRTAALAAQRLATQDIVGVIGTYGSSVTEASQNIFDEFKIIQIANGSTAIRLTEKGLKYFFRTCPRDDEQGRVAVKNLEKMGYKRIAILHDNTTYSKGLADEAKSLLEEKGLEVVFYDALTPGERDYTAILTKLKAANPEVVFFTGYYPEAGLLLRQKKEMNWNVPFIGGDATNNPDLVKIAGKDAAEGFYFLSPPVPQDLDSKEAKEFLAAYVKKYGSAPGSVWAVLSGDAFLAIAEAIKGTKSTDPDRLADYLHNELKDMPGLTGKISFNSKGDRVGDLYRLYRVDADGKFVLQP
- the qmoC gene encoding quinone-interacting membrane-bound oxidoreductase complex subunit QmoC; this encodes MARLQIDPDVQFIKDLQAAGGESLKKCYQCATCSVVCPLSPEEGPFPRKEMIWAQWGLKDKLVNDIDIWLCHNCGECSDLCPRGASPGDVLAALRNMAYRSLAKPAIIGKWMSSSKYLPILFAIPALIYFIIWGFTTGLSIPEGTIEYAKVFPGDYTIDPIFGLAALFVFFTFASAVGNLFKSFKESGLTPGEDAPSFWKALIDVVKEEIVTHKKFQECASNKERYKGHLYIFYGFVALFIVTSVVAVGHWGGLLIGHQLHTPLSLLNPVKILANIGAIALIVGLISITRMRLNADPSKSVTSYYDWYLIGVIWAIAITGILSEILRLANVPGLAYPVYYLHLISVFMMIAYLPWSKLAHLVYRTVALAYARQVGRKGLGE
- a CDS encoding FAD-dependent oxidoreductase gives rise to the protein MADKKIGVYICTGCEIGKNLNLEQLTEYIDDEACPALIKTLPFLCGKEGVAEIQKDIQEEGINAVCVAACSPRIMWDVFDFGPDVFVERANIRELAVWSYKEPDLPPLEETELDADPLTMMAQDYIRMAVSRLEKIEKPEPEIPEINKTILVVGGGFTGLNAALNAANTGYDVVLVEKEDKLGGFAAQLYKQLPSNYPYTDAEEPTIDELIAQVENHDKIKVLTSANIESISGAPGLYEAKVKTGDDEQELKIGAVVLATGWKPYDASKLEPLGYGKFKNVVTNVEFEKMAKEGKLTKPSDGQKVESVAFIQCAGQRDPEHLPYCSSVCCMVSLKQAKYVREKDDNAKAFIFYKDMRTPGVYENYYKAAQDDPGIFLTKSEIEEIVEDSDGKIVIRVKDTLLGESLEVKVDLLVLATGMVPTTAEEAKLELEYLEKKSQSGSEDEKKEEGQEEGDDPLFGKLVETSCLKLQYRQGPTFPELMLFDGFADSNYICFPYETRRTGIYAAGCVRQPMNLNAAKEDATGAALKAIQCIESANRGVAVHPRSGDMSYPKFNFVRCTQCKRCTEECPFGALDDDEKGTPKPNPTRCRRCGTCMGACPERVISFDNYSVTIVNDMIQSIEVPDDEEEGGYRILVLVCENDAYPALDMAAMRGKKWSAYVRFIPVRCLGSVNTQWVAEAMSKGLDGVLLMGCKFGDDYQCHFVKGSELCNRRMENIAETLEKLQVEPERVKQVQVAIDEYDKIPQIIDEFVEEVESYGPNPFKGF
- a CDS encoding CoB--CoM heterodisulfide reductase iron-sulfur subunit A family protein, whose protein sequence is MSNSSSILVIGGGFSGITAALEAAEVGYEVFIVEKQPYLGGRVAQLKHYFPKLCPPTCGLEINFQRIKKNPKVKFFTLAEVTSIKGQPGDFEVTIKLKPRYVNNNCTACDKCVEACPVERDCDFDLGLGKSKAIYRPHMMSMPMRYVIDDKVCTGSSCAKCVSACEYNAIDLEEKEKEITLNVGSIICATGWVPYDVTKLDNLGAGQIKNAITNMQMERLAAPNGPTQGKILRPSDGKEPQRIAFVQCAGSRDQNHLNYCSYICCMASLKQCTYIREQYPDAEIVIYYIDLRAPGRYEKFLKKIQEDDKIKMVKGKVAKLEEDASGDVIVTAEDILAGLKQEEKYDMVVLATGMQPSIAVEGLSIDVTKDDQGFIIGGDENGIFAAGCAKMPLDVVTSAETATGAALKAIQTLVRR